One genomic region from Phragmites australis chromosome 1, lpPhrAust1.1, whole genome shotgun sequence encodes:
- the LOC133896170 gene encoding uncharacterized protein LOC133896170, whose protein sequence is MGARVFLVATSWSFAGLAFLSLYLSCKIKAFDHQGHVAKLCIVILPLLIASLDGISRIDDYRHHWEDVFVGGLIGFLLHIMIKVGGHMHTSKCWRNSKRPIQTMQKTNNLHVGITLDYPGSSITGRRETIWNLEACNLPPALN, encoded by the exons ATGGGCGCAAGAGTTTTCCTAGTGGCCACTTCCT GGTCTTTTGCTGGTCTTGCATTTTTGTCACTCTACTTGTCTTGCAAAATTAAGGCGTTTGATCACCAAGGTCACGTGGCAAAACTTTGCATTGTGATCCTTCCTCTTCTTATTGCATCACTTGATGGGATTTCTAGAATAGATGATTATCGACACCACTGGGAGGATGTGTTCGTTGGTGGCCTTATTG GGTTCCTCCTCCATATCATGATCAAG GTTGGGGGCCATATGCATACTTCCAAATGCTGGAGGAACTCCAAGCGGCCAATTCAAACTATGCAGAAAACCAACAATCTACATGTGGGCATCACATTGGACTATCCGGGCAGCAGCATAACAGGACGTCGAGAAACGATTTGGAATCTGGAAGCATGTAACCTGCCTCCTGCGCTTAACTGA